From a single Miscanthus floridulus cultivar M001 chromosome 8, ASM1932011v1, whole genome shotgun sequence genomic region:
- the LOC136477971 gene encoding uncharacterized protein isoform X1, giving the protein MRGGDVAAAEAGSPRSPDLYDLSDDSDYAAAAAAAAASDRTAMQTDPADRGSEETARVDVVYEKERVTIHPSQYGSGRISGKLRLFLQQGSLFLSWEPNEGADSLSTSSVGVEIEKYRNLYTIKALPLSDVRFIRRYTPTFGLDYIIIVLSSGLAFPPFYFYNGGIRELFATLKQHVFIIRSDDDPNVFLVNDFQDPLQKSLSSLELPGVASVANAMSRQNSLSFAGSNDESRHGATSSMSQYSSKQKHKSNDPGRDLSIQVLEKFSLVTKFARDTTSSLFRDNSGAHAYGRQQHEYILDNKATDKHKNQYITPEKASTPSATIESDPLPLVWGKQRDHPLSVKEWAAFLDPEGRVMDSKALRKKVFYGGVDHALRKEVWKFLLGYHEYDSTYAEREYLAAMKRAEYEAVKSQWKSISATQAKRFTKFRERKGLIDKDVVRTDRSIPYYEGDDNQNVVVLRDILLTYSFYNFDLGYCQGMSDFLAPILYVMEDESESFWCFASLMERLGANFNRDQNGMHAQLLALSKLVELLDPPLHNYFRQNDCLNYFFCFRWVLIQFKREFSFDQIMLLWEVLWTHYLSEHFHLYLCVAILKKYRQRIIGEQMDFDTLLKFINELSGQINLDRAIQDGEALCTIAGENGASCIPPGTPPSMPIETDGGLYVQEDEVL; this is encoded by the exons ATGCGTGGAGGAGACGTAGCAGCAGCGGAGGCAGGGTCCCCACGCTCGCCGGACCTCTACGATCTCTCCGACGACTCCGactacgccgccgccgccgccgccgccgccgcttccgacCGCACG GCGATGCAGACTGATCCGGCGGACAGAGGCTCAGAGGAGACGGCGAGGGTGGATGTGGTATATGAGAAGGAGCGTGTGACTATCCACCCATCGCAGTATGGCTCCGGTCGTATCAGCGGGAAGCTGCGCCTGTTTCTGCAGCAGGGATCATTGTTCCTG AGTTGGGAGCCAAACGAAGGAGCCGACTCTTTGTCAACCAGTTCAGTCGGTGTGGAAATAGAAAAAT ATAGAAATCTGTACACTATCAAGGCCTTGCCTTTAAGTGATGTACGCTTCATCCGTAGGTACACCCCAACATTTGGATTGGACTACATAATAATTGTTCTCTCATCAG GCCTGGCTTTTCCTCCATTCTATTTCTACAACGGTGGAATTCGTGAATTGTTTGCAACGCTGAAGCAGCACGTCTTCATTATCag GTCGGATGACGATCCTAATGTTTTTCTCGTCAACGACTTTCAAGATCCCCTTCAG AAAAGCTTGTCGTCCTTGGAGCTTCCAGGAGTAGCCTCTGTAGCAAATGCCATGTCAAGACAAAATTCACTCAGTTTTGCTGGGTCAAATGATGAGTCCAGACATGGGGCAACTTCGAGCATGTCTCAGTATAGCTcaaagcaaaagcacaaatcAAATGACCCAGGTCGTGATCTTTCAATTCAAGTCTTGGAGAAATTCTCATTGGTTACTAAATTTGCACGAGATACTACATCAAGCCTCTTTCGAGACAATAGTGGTGCTCATGCTTATGGACGGCAACAACATGAATACATTTTGGACAATAAAGCAACTGATAAACATAAAAATCAGTATATAACACCAGAAAAGGCTTCTACACCCTCGGCAACAATCGAG TCAGATCCATTACCTCTGGTATGGGGAAAACAAAGAGATCACCCGTTAAGTGTCAAAGAG TGGGCAGCTTTCTTAGATCCTGAAGGTAGAGTCATGGATTCAAAGGCACTGAGGAAAAAGGTTTTCTATGGGGGAGTTGATCATGCTTTGAGAAAAGAG GTCTGGAAATTCTTGTTGGGGTATCATGAATATGATTCAACCTATGCTGAGAGGGAATACCTTGCTGCCATGAAACGAGCAGAATATGAAGCCGTAAAATCTCAGTGGAAG AGTATCTCAGCCACCCAAGCTAAAAGATTCACCAAGTTTAGGGAAAGAAAAGGCCTAATTGACAAAGATGTG GTGAGAACAGATAGGTCCATTCCCTATTACGAAGGAGATGACAATCAGAATGTTGTAGTTCTACGTGATATTCTGTTAACATATTCCTTCTACAATTTCGATCTTGGTTATTGCCAA GGAATGAGTGACTTTCTGGCTCCCATACTTTATGTCATGGAGGATGAGTCCGAATCATTTTGGTGCTTTGCTTCCCTGATGGAACGTCTAGGCGCCAATTTTAATCGTGACCAGAATGGCATGCATGCTCAACTACTTGCATTATCCAAG CTTGTGGAGCTTCTTGATCCTCCATTGCATAACTATTTTAGGCAGAATGACTGCTTGAATTACTTCTTCTGTTTCCGCTGGGTTCTTATACAGTTCAAAAG GGAGTTCAGTTTCGACCAGATCATGCTTTTGTGGGAAGTTCTGTGGACCCATTATTTGTCAGAACATTTCCACTTGTACTTGTGCGTAGCAATCTTGAAAAAATATCGTCAGCGGATAATTGGGGAGCAGATGGATTTTGATACCCTCCTTAAGTTCATCAATGAGCTCAGTGGTCAGATCAATCTTGACCGGGCTATCCAGGACGGGGAGGCATTGTGTACTATTGCAGGAGAAAACGGGGCTTCCTGCATTCCACCTGGAACCCCACCTTCAATGCCCATTGAGACCGATGGTGGCCTGTATGTGCAAGAAGACGAGGTCTTGTGA
- the LOC136477971 gene encoding uncharacterized protein isoform X2, which yields MRGGDVAAAEAGSPRSPDLYDLSDDSDYAAAAAAAAASDRTTDPADRGSEETARVDVVYEKERVTIHPSQYGSGRISGKLRLFLQQGSLFLSWEPNEGADSLSTSSVGVEIEKYRNLYTIKALPLSDVRFIRRYTPTFGLDYIIIVLSSGLAFPPFYFYNGGIRELFATLKQHVFIIRSDDDPNVFLVNDFQDPLQKSLSSLELPGVASVANAMSRQNSLSFAGSNDESRHGATSSMSQYSSKQKHKSNDPGRDLSIQVLEKFSLVTKFARDTTSSLFRDNSGAHAYGRQQHEYILDNKATDKHKNQYITPEKASTPSATIESDPLPLVWGKQRDHPLSVKEWAAFLDPEGRVMDSKALRKKVFYGGVDHALRKEVWKFLLGYHEYDSTYAEREYLAAMKRAEYEAVKSQWKSISATQAKRFTKFRERKGLIDKDVVRTDRSIPYYEGDDNQNVVVLRDILLTYSFYNFDLGYCQGMSDFLAPILYVMEDESESFWCFASLMERLGANFNRDQNGMHAQLLALSKLVELLDPPLHNYFRQNDCLNYFFCFRWVLIQFKREFSFDQIMLLWEVLWTHYLSEHFHLYLCVAILKKYRQRIIGEQMDFDTLLKFINELSGQINLDRAIQDGEALCTIAGENGASCIPPGTPPSMPIETDGGLYVQEDEVL from the exons ATGCGTGGAGGAGACGTAGCAGCAGCGGAGGCAGGGTCCCCACGCTCGCCGGACCTCTACGATCTCTCCGACGACTCCGactacgccgccgccgccgccgccgccgccgcttccgacCGCACG ACTGATCCGGCGGACAGAGGCTCAGAGGAGACGGCGAGGGTGGATGTGGTATATGAGAAGGAGCGTGTGACTATCCACCCATCGCAGTATGGCTCCGGTCGTATCAGCGGGAAGCTGCGCCTGTTTCTGCAGCAGGGATCATTGTTCCTG AGTTGGGAGCCAAACGAAGGAGCCGACTCTTTGTCAACCAGTTCAGTCGGTGTGGAAATAGAAAAAT ATAGAAATCTGTACACTATCAAGGCCTTGCCTTTAAGTGATGTACGCTTCATCCGTAGGTACACCCCAACATTTGGATTGGACTACATAATAATTGTTCTCTCATCAG GCCTGGCTTTTCCTCCATTCTATTTCTACAACGGTGGAATTCGTGAATTGTTTGCAACGCTGAAGCAGCACGTCTTCATTATCag GTCGGATGACGATCCTAATGTTTTTCTCGTCAACGACTTTCAAGATCCCCTTCAG AAAAGCTTGTCGTCCTTGGAGCTTCCAGGAGTAGCCTCTGTAGCAAATGCCATGTCAAGACAAAATTCACTCAGTTTTGCTGGGTCAAATGATGAGTCCAGACATGGGGCAACTTCGAGCATGTCTCAGTATAGCTcaaagcaaaagcacaaatcAAATGACCCAGGTCGTGATCTTTCAATTCAAGTCTTGGAGAAATTCTCATTGGTTACTAAATTTGCACGAGATACTACATCAAGCCTCTTTCGAGACAATAGTGGTGCTCATGCTTATGGACGGCAACAACATGAATACATTTTGGACAATAAAGCAACTGATAAACATAAAAATCAGTATATAACACCAGAAAAGGCTTCTACACCCTCGGCAACAATCGAG TCAGATCCATTACCTCTGGTATGGGGAAAACAAAGAGATCACCCGTTAAGTGTCAAAGAG TGGGCAGCTTTCTTAGATCCTGAAGGTAGAGTCATGGATTCAAAGGCACTGAGGAAAAAGGTTTTCTATGGGGGAGTTGATCATGCTTTGAGAAAAGAG GTCTGGAAATTCTTGTTGGGGTATCATGAATATGATTCAACCTATGCTGAGAGGGAATACCTTGCTGCCATGAAACGAGCAGAATATGAAGCCGTAAAATCTCAGTGGAAG AGTATCTCAGCCACCCAAGCTAAAAGATTCACCAAGTTTAGGGAAAGAAAAGGCCTAATTGACAAAGATGTG GTGAGAACAGATAGGTCCATTCCCTATTACGAAGGAGATGACAATCAGAATGTTGTAGTTCTACGTGATATTCTGTTAACATATTCCTTCTACAATTTCGATCTTGGTTATTGCCAA GGAATGAGTGACTTTCTGGCTCCCATACTTTATGTCATGGAGGATGAGTCCGAATCATTTTGGTGCTTTGCTTCCCTGATGGAACGTCTAGGCGCCAATTTTAATCGTGACCAGAATGGCATGCATGCTCAACTACTTGCATTATCCAAG CTTGTGGAGCTTCTTGATCCTCCATTGCATAACTATTTTAGGCAGAATGACTGCTTGAATTACTTCTTCTGTTTCCGCTGGGTTCTTATACAGTTCAAAAG GGAGTTCAGTTTCGACCAGATCATGCTTTTGTGGGAAGTTCTGTGGACCCATTATTTGTCAGAACATTTCCACTTGTACTTGTGCGTAGCAATCTTGAAAAAATATCGTCAGCGGATAATTGGGGAGCAGATGGATTTTGATACCCTCCTTAAGTTCATCAATGAGCTCAGTGGTCAGATCAATCTTGACCGGGCTATCCAGGACGGGGAGGCATTGTGTACTATTGCAGGAGAAAACGGGGCTTCCTGCATTCCACCTGGAACCCCACCTTCAATGCCCATTGAGACCGATGGTGGCCTGTATGTGCAAGAAGACGAGGTCTTGTGA